In Argiope bruennichi chromosome 4, qqArgBrue1.1, whole genome shotgun sequence, the sequence actttaatagctttttcatcaaaatattttaaaacttcaaattttgagagtcatataattctctcataatattataaacgccttcagtcataacgtaatatgtatctctctaattttctgttagtccCCGTAGaattaatactataaattaaagtggaaaggattaatatgcaattaatataataatattttttactgaaataaagtatttttttgtaatatgattactgaaaacagtcactgagcgtttaaactttatgggcagtaaagaatatctttccaaatttatgtaatatttcaagaatttgtcaacaaaatattctcagattcattatgaccagaacgattaattaacaatgtttaattttaaatgcatcaaacactaagaaaataaaacgaattgtttaaaataatcggttgaaaacaggttaaaaaaaactaaaaaaaaacgatgtacttaaaattataagcgtatacaaaaaatatataactaacataaatacaattgaattacaaaaacatgcaactaacctaaaaataatttaaatcatcagttagaatggttgtcatgacaacaatcagaacacaatgcgcatgcgtgaattttcaacgcgttacggtaacgcaaatgcgtgagtttttctacgccagttggggtaacgctatgcagattagaaatttttaatttgctttattctgttttattttaattcaaaagtacttaagaaggaatctgaaagatcgattaattaacaatatttaattttaaatgcatcaaacattaagaaaataaatagaatcgtttcaaataatcagccgaaaaatcttaagcctagcctcatgactgttggcgGAAAAAACTgtagccgtactcatttggcggtgggaaaatgaagatatttttggcgggaaagttagtttttaattaataattaaaattctaattaaaaatttaaaaaaagggctatcctatcttttaagttagatcaaactgcacacggtgtgcaaatttgattaaaatcggttaagtagtttaggagtccatcgcggacaaacaacgtgacacgtaatttatatatattaagataaaataaatctgaaaaatattttgaaccctaAACTATGATATGCAAATACATTGTAAATAACAAActcaccaattaaaaaaaatatcaaaatattacgtACTTTCTACACAACTACAACCTTGTTTTCACAGATACGAATCCTGCGCGTGTGTAGTATCGCTCAGAGCTGTAATAGGATAGTTTTGACCCGCCTCCTTGGATGATTCACTaccagtattttatcacttctcttgattgtacgatgaaactttgaattaaaactaattaatttcgcctgttagggaaacataaaaacaaaaacgtatactattttgctatgttggcgatccctgaacatatattggagacaatttaaaaaatttctagtaaataccgaaaagacggtatttaaacttgtgaataccgataTTATGAggttgtacaaatggctcaaaataccggtattcggtatcgcggtattgcaatccctagtgaaAAGAATTGTTAAAGAGGTAATAAAAAgtgctacaaatatttttaataaatactctttttttgtcgatctaaaatttgaaaacacataagaaaattaataaaatacactaactttagaaataataaataataacaattttcttataaaatatgcaaaaataaattcccTACATGGACATTTATTTCAACCTTTTTTTTAAGCAGTTCTGTAAgcacttataaaattaaagaaagaaaaacaggaaatgtagagatttttttgcaaaatttttaattgaaatttattaaaaattagtctttgttccataatttttattattacacgagtcaatattaataaaatgcaaaagttaGACAGACAGAAATACATTGCCCTGCAGATGAAGCAACATTACAAGATGCAGATAAAAACGCTCTGATTTTAAcaatgtatattataataataataaaattacgaaATCAATGAAGTACTTGTTTGACATATCCACCcacaattcttttttgaaatctgtCAAATATAAACCTAAcattaaaaaaggtaaaaacgTTTTCAAAACACATCAACaattattatagtattttgtGGATGATAGCCTTTGCTGCAGAAAATCCCAATTTATCCATTTAATTCAATTACACTATATgcgagttatttttaatttaattagtaacaTTTTATTCCATTACAAATGCATCACTGTTCAATGTTAGTATTAAAAGCTAAAGCACTTTTTCCTTGATTACAATGAATTATCTGCCTGTATAATAGGTAAACAAATCAATGTTTGATGCGATTTAAAACAGGCATAATTGATATAAGCAGAAACACAATAACAGGTTTATATATTATCAGCTATAACTTATGTTGACTGTTGAACTGTTATATGACAATCTAATGTGTCCTTACATTTCCAATGGAAAATAGATACGAactttcaaatataatcaatgcctgatttcatttagaaaaggaaaaataaacaaataaataaataaaaatggtacaTATGAAATTACATGATACACATAAACAGGTTTTTACATCATCAGGAGTCATTGTTTTCTTTAGTGCTAAGACACCACTAGAGAATTCaatgatgttttgaaaatattatgaaagccACACATGATGCCCTTAAATGCCCTTTCAATGCTAAAAGGAAAAACAACAACATGTATACtgcatttttaagtttcatttgaaaCACAACATGTTTTCACATCAAACATTATTAAAGTTTGGTATGTTGAGATGTCATGTGATAATCCAATGAATATCTGAATGTACAACGGAAATCACACAGAGAGCATGCAAATGGTTTTTCTCCAGTGTGCACACGCatatgagtttttaaataatacttctgGCTAAATGATTTATTGCAGAGATGGCAAGATAATTGGCCTGAATGCTGCAAGAGATGATCAACCAGTTCAGAACGATCTGTTGTCTCAAATTGGCATCTATCACAAGAAAGTTTTTGCTCAGCACTTGGAGGTGGTGAATAAGCTTCAATTTTAACTgtagggattaaaaaaaaaaattgttataaaatttaaaaatgaaatttttgaaaaatagttaaacattatttagtattaatttcattaacaatatttatctatatatctataaatacatgtattatatatatatttaagaatatgaatatagtaagctttattttcatatgaattattttaatgaacatgCTAAATCAAAaatcagtttcaaataaaatcaaattacatattttagaacagaaagaaaaacaaaaataaagttttttactttatcaaaaatctttcaaaatacagtcatttaacatataattcataatataattttatctaaaacatATTCATATAGAATGGGTTAATCAATCAATAAACATAatctaatcaaatatatttattcattaattatgaatCTGCCATAGATATTTATGTGTGCTCTctcatcttttcaaaattatttcactcAAAAGAtccaaacataaataaataaaccacttATTTAAccactttattattatattaaccacttaattattattattattatattaaccaCTTTTTAAACCACTTATTTATATGCAGCTACAACAAATATCAATCTTATTTGgtttttaatgtgaatacaatttaaaaaatctttttgtagaTTCCAAAACATAGTGagtttggttatatatatatatatatatatatatatatatatatatatatatatatatatatatataatgctatgtGACACAACACTTGTGCAGTCATACCCTTCTTCAAATTTCTACATCACACCAAACAGAACCATATTTGAACTTGATAGATCAAACATACATTAGGCCCATTTAAATGGCAAATCTTCAGGACAATAGTCTTGAACTCAAGGCCTTGCAATCACCAAGCCCAGATTTTACAATGAAGCCCTATATTAAACTTCTCTATTCATCATGAATTAACATTTTACCAAactgaaatgttttttcttcaaaatatggaTTGCAGTTGGAAACTGCTTCACAAAgtcttgatttaaataaataaatttttaaaaaatgaaggtaTACTTTAGAGATAAAGacaaaacttttttcatattcaaatatttagttaCACAGCTAATTTTTCTAGTAGACATAATAAGAcatcataatcatttttaaaaacatttattcttctaaaaaatgaGACATCTTTGTCATTTCAACATttagagataatattttttaataattacacaaaatggtgaattttttaaaatttaagtattctagagaaggatttaaaataaaatcaatccacaaagaatcaatatatatttagatggATGGTgacatattatttgtatattgtatttgtattgataattttcaatcatataaatttaactaaattaaatccaaatcaacaaaattaattatattataaaatacactcATTAAAGGCCAGAAATACtatcatagaaattttttatattcaattaagaatataataaaatattaaaaaataacaacttatttttttaaaattatatgttttgaaaataaacatattatatatatatattatgtaatgatttttaaaaataaaaatagaattcatattCCTGCactgaaaagctattttttataaatccttgaacaaattagtattttaaacatgattatattatatgtaatgcGGAATATTAAATTCTCagagaaataaaagataaattttacctTAAAcatggaatttcttttttaactgaaagaaaatgccaaagaatgaaaaatattaagctAATACCATTTCTTTCTCAACATATTAGTAATAGAAAGCTTGTTCTGGAAAATGTCACATTACAGATAAGATTTTCACAAGAACATTCATATTATGTCAATATAAAAACCTTaatgaaaatcttcaaaaaataataccaGACACATGtagtaaatataacatttgtGCATCATAAATAGGTATGGGTTCTGCATCAGTAAACATCACTAAAacaagaatgattttatattaatttgatacaaaattatacagttaaaataattcaataaaaagaaaaattcagttgtTATGAAGATATTTTATAGTTTACTGACACAAAtggtattaaattaaaagtatataatggCACAGttgaatatttcagtatttatagtCAATGTATcatcattgcatttatttatattagctgAAACATTTGTCAACTTTtggtatcttaaaatatttattttgctattatagtaatttataatagtaacatttaaatattaataaataaatattttctttttgactcCATACAGCTTTTTTACATAGCAACATATTTAGTAAATGTGCATTGCTACTAGATGATATTATGATTGGCGCTTTTGAGGATGTCAGAGGGGGATGgcttatataatgaaaatattgcaaaatggtACCTACTCTTTCTTAAAATTAGAATGGAAGAAAATTCCTGTTTTGAAAGATACAGAGCtgttatcatttttaatcattccACTTTTACATCCCTTTCAACTGCATCATTTTATACACATTCAGATTGTGTGGCAAGGTATATTGATAATGAAGAATAGCAggatatataactattttttaatacataaatttaatcatgaatttaCTTTTGTGTTCAATTTAAATCCAAGAACTCCTATTTTATGTTCTCTTTTAGTTTTCAGGACATACAAAGGTAAAAATAATACACTCTGTGAAGTGTAAAACAATCCTGGAATCACAGTTCTCTTACGGTATGCAGAGCATGCACATCAAGAGTGAGTCCCTCTTCCGCACACACCAATGAAGTTAAAAGGGGGAAAGAATTAACAAACATTGTTGTTAAAGAGATTT encodes:
- the LOC129966165 gene encoding early growth response protein 1-like — encoded protein: MKHHLLKKHSCVTCVKIEAYSPPPSAEQKLSCDRCQFETTDRSELVDHLLQHSGQLSCHLCNKSFSQKYYLKTHMRVHTGEKPFACSLCDFRCTFRYSLDYHMTSQHTKL